One genomic segment of bacterium includes these proteins:
- a CDS encoding MFS transporter — protein MGMLDSPVKRAALLVFTVSSFLTPFMASAIGVALPEIGREFAIDAVYLSWMMTAFLLSAAVFLVPLGRLADIHGRKRVFVLGIAVFSVFSLWCGAAGSAAMLVVGRALQGVGSAMIFGTGIAILTSVFPDRERGRVLGITVAAVYAGLAAGPFLGGILVQHLGWRSVFYVNVPAGGLIILVVLRGLKGEWAESRGERFDLPGAVLYGAALVAIMLGFSELTNGRGVWLLAAGGASLVLFVRRELRTASPVFDLRLFRGNSAFTLSNLAALINYAATYAVSFLLSMFLQYTRGYGAEGAGVVLVAQPVVMVLTSLYAGRLSDRVEPRIVASVGMGLVTVGLALLAGLGRDTGIPYLIASLVILGLGFGLFSSPNMNAVLGSVERRHYGVASGTVGTMRLLGQMFSMGIVTLILAVHVGRVPITPANHDQFIAGLKTAFLVFAALCGAGIFASLARGRMRPAAGAPQSSSELVEQQSR, from the coding sequence ATGGGGATGCTCGATTCGCCGGTCAAGCGGGCGGCGCTGCTCGTCTTCACCGTCTCCTCGTTCCTCACGCCCTTCATGGCATCGGCGATCGGGGTGGCGCTGCCGGAGATCGGCCGGGAGTTCGCGATCGACGCCGTGTACCTGAGCTGGATGATGACGGCGTTCCTGCTGTCCGCGGCCGTCTTCCTCGTCCCGCTCGGCCGGTTGGCCGACATCCACGGTCGCAAGCGGGTCTTCGTCCTCGGCATCGCTGTCTTCTCCGTCTTCTCGCTCTGGTGCGGCGCCGCCGGTTCCGCGGCGATGCTGGTCGTCGGCCGGGCCCTGCAGGGGGTCGGCAGCGCCATGATCTTCGGCACCGGCATCGCCATCCTCACCTCCGTCTTCCCGGACCGCGAGCGCGGCCGGGTGCTCGGGATCACCGTGGCCGCGGTCTACGCGGGCCTTGCGGCCGGCCCCTTCCTGGGCGGGATCCTCGTGCAGCACCTCGGCTGGCGCAGCGTCTTCTACGTCAACGTCCCGGCGGGAGGCCTCATCATCCTCGTCGTGCTGCGGGGATTGAAGGGGGAATGGGCCGAGTCCAGGGGGGAGCGTTTCGACTTGCCCGGCGCGGTCCTCTACGGCGCAGCGCTGGTCGCGATCATGCTGGGCTTCTCCGAGCTGACGAACGGGCGCGGCGTCTGGCTGCTCGCCGCGGGGGGCGCGAGCCTGGTCCTGTTCGTGCGCCGGGAACTGCGCACGGCCAGCCCGGTCTTCGACCTGCGGCTCTTCCGCGGCAACTCCGCCTTCACGCTCTCCAACCTGGCGGCCCTGATCAACTACGCCGCGACCTATGCGGTCTCCTTCCTGCTGAGCATGTTCCTGCAGTACACCCGGGGCTACGGCGCCGAAGGCGCCGGCGTCGTCCTGGTCGCGCAGCCGGTCGTGATGGTGCTGACGTCGCTGTACGCCGGGAGGTTGTCGGACCGGGTGGAGCCCCGGATCGTCGCCTCGGTCGGGATGGGGCTGGTGACGGTCGGACTCGCGCTGCTCGCCGGCCTGGGCCGGGACACGGGCATTCCCTACCTGATCGCGAGCCTGGTGATCCTGGGTCTGGGATTCGGCCTTTTCTCGTCGCCCAACATGAACGCCGTGCTGGGGTCCGTCGAGCGCCGGCACTACGGCGTCGCTTCGGGCACGGTCGGCACCATGCGCCTGCTCGGGCAGATGTTCTCGATGGGGATCGTGACCCTGATCCTCGCGGTGCACGTCGGGCGCGTCCCGATCACGCCCGCCAACCACGACCAGTTCATCGCGGGCCTGAAAACGGCGTTCCTCGTCTTCGCGGCGCTCTGCGGCGCCGGGATCTTCGCCTCGCTGGCCCGGGGGAGGATGCGGCCCGCGGCGGGCGCTCCCCAGTCCTCAAGCGAGCTCGTCGAGCAGCAGTCCCGTTAG
- a CDS encoding flagellar hook protein FlgE, which yields MSIQAVANAMSAMMAQQDRLAGVAERVARWRSTDAARGPAPQDLVRDVIEAQQALRAFETNAAVLRTADRLTGLLLDELA from the coding sequence TTGAGCATCCAGGCCGTCGCCAACGCCATGTCCGCCATGATGGCCCAGCAGGACCGGCTGGCCGGCGTCGCCGAGCGCGTGGCGCGCTGGCGGTCCACCGACGCCGCCCGGGGACCCGCGCCGCAGGACCTGGTGCGCGACGTCATCGAGGCCCAGCAGGCCCTGCGCGCCTTCGAGACCAACGCCGCGGTGCTGCGCACCGCGGACCGCCTAACGGGACTGCTGCTCGACGAGCTCGCTTGA